The Primulina tabacum isolate GXHZ01 chromosome 1, ASM2559414v2, whole genome shotgun sequence genome contains the following window.
atcagcatcagaacaagaggccgtATCACGGCCTGCCCAGAAACAGaggaggacctcagcagcagcagggacgtgccgtttcgaggacctttgagcatccggcttgccctaaatgctcacgccgccatgccGGAGTatgtatgtttggctcagggaagtgttacaagtgtggtagcccAGGCCACACGCTGCCTTATTGCCCTCAGAAgaacctgcctacccagggcagagtgtttgctctccatgcgacgaagacgaaccccgatactatgTTGATGACAGGTACTTTgcagctttaagtttacatttgagatttaatgttttgggaaacgggatttagattttgaacttagttttgcgataggattgcatgctctactcagtatttatTTCAGGGATTTAGTTAGAAGAATTGTGatctttgcatgtctataagcttagctcttgtgattattggattccgcttagtgttccgaactttcagggagaattttcatagATGGCTcagctacgaaggccttgatagattcagaggccactcactcattcatttcagaggtctttgctaatttcctcaaagttaagaccattgggctagatatagcctattccgtagtactgccGTCTGGCAAGGAGATgacagccaccaatgtgatacgagacatagatcttgagctccatggcaatcttttctatgcggatcttatcgtactgccgatgccagagtttgacattattctagggatggattggctattgcggaacagagttttgattgacttccagcggagatctgttttagtccgaccgcctggaatgacgcagttcttatttgagccagacaggtactttcctttaccgcgcattattccatatgtccaggctaggaagctcatgcatagagggtgtcgggcgtttctagcaacctttgtatctgtccccgaggcgcccagtcagtcagcctcagatgttctgattgttagagacttcttagacgtttttcctgaggacgtctctggtatgccacctgagagggaggtggagttttctatcgagcttatgtcaggtacggctccgatctcaaaagcaccgtaccgacttgcaccgatagagatggcagagcttaagaagcagattcaggaacttcttgacaaggagttcattcgccctggcttctcaccttggggcgcaccaatcttgtttgttaagaagaaagatggcacgatgaggcttagtattgactatcgggagttgaacagggttatagtgaagaataaatacccacttccgaggattgaggatctgtttgatcagttgcagggagcttcgattttctccaagatagatctgcgttccggttatcaccagttgagggtgagagatactgatgtttcgaagacaggactcgttatggccactacgagttccttgtgatgccgttcggtttgacgaatgcaccatcgatcttcatggatctcatgaatcctgtatttcagccgtacctcgatcagtttgtgatagtgttcatagacgacattctcgtctactccaagaatcgggaggatcacagcaggcatctgaccatagtgttgcagacattgcagaagcacaaattattcgcaaagttcagtaaatgcgaattctggttagagaaggtggcgttcttaggccacattgtttccagcagtggcactgaggtagacccagcgaaaattgcagcagtcagagattgggttgtaccgcagaatgcatcagagatctgcagttttcttggcttagcaggatattatcggaagttcatcaagggattctcctcgattACAGTTCCAGTCACaacactgaccaagaagaatgtgaaatttgtttggagcgaggattgtcagaagagcttcgatactttgaagcaagctcttatctcagcactagttttggccgtgccgtcagggtccggtgagtttgcactgtataccgatgcttcgaagctcggtcttggcgccgtattgatgcagcatgggaaggtgatagcatatgcttctagacagttgaagactcatgagaagaattaccctacccatgatctagagttggccgcagtagttttttccttgaagatttggaggcactatctgtatggagagaagtgccagatctttaccgaccacaagagcctcaagtatttctttacgcagaaggagctgaacatgcgtcagaggcgttggttggagctggtgaaggattatgattgtgacattagctaccacccgggtaaagcaatgtagttgcggatgcactgagcaggaaagttgcagcgatggctcatttgacagtttcgagacctcttcagtttgagatgcagaggtttgatcttgagacttatcctcgaggtagagttccttgtctatctaccttgaccattcagtattcccttatggaccgtattcgcagtggtcagtcatcagatgagcagttggccaagtggaagcagagagacgAGGCCAAGGGCAGCGCCTTGTATTCGGtcagcgatggtattgtgaggtaccgAGACaagatatgggttcctagcagtgattctgtccgagcagatattctatcagaagcccatatgtcgccatactctattcatccagggagtacgaagatgtacaaagatctgcagctattgtattggtggcctggtatgaagaaggacatcagacgatttgtatccgagtgtctgacctgtcagttagtgaaggccgagcatcagagaccagcagagttgctcaagcctcttcctattcccgagtggaagtgggagaatgttaccatggactttgtgaccggattgccgaggtcagccagaggattgaatgccatctgggtgattgtagatcgtcttaccaaatctacgcacttcttgcctattgaGACGAcgttcaccatgattcagtatgcagagctgtatatccgagagatagtccgactccatggtattccagtttctatcgtatctgaaaGAGATCCCATATTCACTTCctctttttggaagagcttgcattcgactatgggtacgaagttgctgtttagcacagctttccatccgcagacagatgggcagtcagagcgggttattcagattttggaggatcttcttcgtgcttgcgtcattgatttctctgtgAGTttggagtcgaacttaccattggtcgagttcacctataacaacagctttcagtcgtctataggtatggctccttatgaagctttgtatggtcgcaagtgcagatctcctattcattgggatgaagtaggagagagagcagagttgggtccagagattattcagcagactgtcgacgtagtagcccggatccgtgatagaattaggactgctcagagtcgacagaagagctatgcagatcagaggaggagagatttagagttcgctgtaggcgaccatgtctttgtgaaggtggcacctatgaagggtgtcatgcgatttgggaagaaagggaagctcagtccgagatttattggaccatttgagatcctcgacagcgttgggacgctagcttatcgtgtggctcttccgtcgaatctggccggagtacacaatgtctttcacgtctctatgctgaggaagtacatggcgaatccttcacatgtcttgaacttcgagccgttgcagcttactccgaacctatcttatgatgAGAGACTAGTACAGATCTTAGACAGgtaggagaagaagcttcggaacaagctggttaagcgagtcaaagtcaaatggctcaaccattcagaggaggaagctacatgggagtctgagccggagatgagagatcgttaccccgagttattcggtgagttttaatttcgaggacgaaatttcttttaaggggggaaggattgtagaacccgtaacttagaccatgtataagccatgcataattctagtattttaaatgattttattgcatgagtatttaaattttattattttatgcagtcgtttagatttttatcatttcagttaattcagagaggccggactggagttgaagtttagagataaaatttaagatttagaaaaacATTTACAGAACTTATTTTAGctaattaataagttaatttaagttaaatggaagtttaaggaattatttaagttacttgagatgagtagaaaataaattcatttaagttccttaaatgaggggttagttcactaaattatttaaaggattagtgaggcttttaagggttattaatttactagataatcaacatttctcctccatttattagtgaattttcggcccccttagTATCTAGACTattccttgccaactcatcaccgtttgacccattctttgtggtgttaacatgctaatctttctttttattattagtcaaccttcattaattaattaatgagcatcATCATAGTCTAGATTAGCAAGGAATTTCGGTCACCACCTTCTAGAGTCATCcaacaactcatttgatatccaACAAGAGTTCAAATTTAAATGAgtggtagacttggtcttgcatttgaacccctttattagtggatattcccctcacctttccaaccatcattctcccccctccatcaccgaaattcagaggaTTTTAGAGACaaaaatcgtgaggtgctaagagaaaaaaaaatcgagagcaagaaaggtagaaaaAAAAGCGCTCCACcacctccgcgccggatcgtttcgttctttcgtttttctttcaaaacgaaaccaggcatgcatatattcttccttgactcttcaatcaagtcataatatcatttattttcattacatgatcatttTTCTATGGCAAAAATCGAAATACAGCaagcatttttcagaaaaaccaacatgcagaatttcggctttcATTGTGCAGTTTCACGGTTTGCTTTGTGTTGTGGATTTCATGTATTGGCTAGATTCCAGGCTCCTAAGGCGACAtttagacatgtaataggatgcattaggaccatgttggtccattcatttaaccccatgcacgctggaaaacacgaaaatgacagcaactcatcACCTTTGCCATATTGAGTTTCGAAAATCTGTTGTTGTTGTCCAAggaaatggatctgatcatggctgccctaggggcctatagccatggttagatcacttccctagcatgtccaAGACGTGAcaaagtcgcccttttggtgtcttggtccatggttaattggtttttacataaaactaaAGAacagcccccccccccccccccccccccccccacttTCGCCCCTCTCATTTTAGAGCATGTAtggttcggttttggtggtttggtgtggatcttggttggcctatggcccttagccacggttcataccataccccaagatgtctagatcgtgccatggtcaatcaaatggccactggaacgagacgagacagcaagcgaagcacaacacacacacgcatgcaaggtgttctcggttggagtttttcTGGTGTTTGCTGAatggtgcgaattgtggctggtctagggcccatagtcatggttcaaatcattccttgggatgttggtaagagtctctggtcggtggttcaagccccaatggcctgtagtctcgaaaacgacgcaagaaaCCTAAGCATagttgctgtattttgtggacaacaacttgctgtgacggttcagtggcttgttcgagttctcggttggcttttagcccatggcctcggactggacagtgcctcatcaagttagaaaggtcatgtttttgaccgttcatgattcggatcatttttgaggtcgtacgagaatttacggtgcgatgtgccaaattgactctcgaaatagcgtttcatgttttggcctccattcacctagatttcggccctcaccatttttggagcattattttatcattttaagcatattttaatcatgactacatgacgatTTAGTGTtggttcaggttggttcggagtcgtgattaaatacaaagtcggtaggcgtaattgtcacattttttgaaggttattgcatagttggtcccataaatctattgcatatttttcatggcatatttaggttgcagcgagcctgtgagcgatccaatccattcagtaaaattgttacaggatatttaattcagttatttaattatattacgtgcaaaaatacaaattttgagatttatgcgatatggcttgtggtcactttactatcatgattaaatccggtcgccagttaccggtccggtcgtcagttaccggttatgagagcattactaagtcctgtcgtcAGTTataggcccggtcgccagttaccggtcagttcagttgtttcacccagtactgtggcagtggtctgatcagacgtacattactaagtcctgtcgccagttacaggcccggtcgccagttaccggtcagttcagttcagggaccacatgcgtagaccataatctcaccagaaaattattacagactatttcagtacagggctccgagaagcaaacattttcactatgatttatcagttcagttatgaatgaggcaattttaattatttaaaagaaaaattttaaattttccgtaaattttcaaataaggatttttaggcctctacacTATTACTGGGAGCATGGTCGTTTAGAATTTCAACTTTACAAAGACGCAGAACTTTAAGATTGGAAAACCAATTCTGGACTGGCCTGAAAACGCAAGGCAATTGTAACTTCAGTTTTGTCAATGGGATACAATCAAAAAGGCAACGGGGTACAACAACACCTCCATAATCATAAACTATTAGCAAATCATCAATGTTTCTCATCAACGCAGCAGATATCCATGTCATTATTCGACATGCATCATACTCCTGTTGAAATGAAAGGTGAAACCTTTTTAATCTCGAAGTATGAGAAAGGATGAAAATCCTGTCCACAAAATAAACAACACTCTTCTTCCTAGTTTTCTTAAGAGAAAATCGCTTGCTATCGTCGATGACTATATTGCAAACAGAAGTCCATTTATATTCCCAATTCTTGGACAGAACACAAGTTCCCAGGGCGTCCTTTGTTGGTAGGAGGGACAGAATTCGACTAATAATACTTTCAGGCAAGTTACTAATAATGTCTTCACCATCGTCATCTGTCTCGCTCATTCTTGGTTTCTCACCTGCATTGCTGTCAATTTGAACACTTACCTCCATTATTGTAACAGTCAACCTGAGTCATTAAATAAAATGTAGAAGGTCGTCACTAATCAAAATAGCATATCCTATCACGCATTGACCCAAGAATTAATAAAATGGTACAAGGAGGCGGGTGTAATCCATCTAGGGCAAATTTTCATTTTAAGCAAAATTACTTTATATATCCCTGAGAGGTACCCCGATTCACCCATTTATGATGTTTCGCTCCTATCATTGAATaaagaaatcaattttttaCCCCAAAAAAATGCAGAAAGCAAGAATAATAGACCAGATAACATCAATACACGCGTCCTGACACAAGAACATGTACAGATACAACCAAAAGCATAACAAAATCTACGGGGAAAATCCATAAACGCATACAAAGAAAATATTCGAAAAATTTACCGGATGAACTAATTGCTCTCGATCCGATGATTGATGTTTGTTTGTTGAAGTCGTCACCTGTTAGGAGAAACTGCTAAATGCGCATAAGATGTTTGCTGAATATGTTTGGAGTatttatatacttttgattattaaTATGATTTCATTTCACTTACCAATAAgaaaaaatgtaaatttatcCGGGGTGTtcgtaaaattttattttaaataatttaatgtttttagacaataaaatatttgaaaataaaatataaaaattgagaaacactcaaaaaaagttatttttgaaatatcatCACTTGATTATTCATTCTTTCCAAGGGACTCTATGTCCAATAACCCAAAATTCCACCCAATGATAGAACTTCTGATCGAACAAACCTTGCATTATATAATTTTCggtaaaattcaattaaattcAGGCTCGATATAATAGTAAGTGCACAATTTCAACTAATAATATATTGTACAcggtacgagtatcgttcctccAGATACTGTAATTCACAATTATTATTTACACTTACTAAATTTTTAGCAGCGATTATTTCAATGATTACTTACTACTAGATGATGAAATaaacaattaataaatattttcaggATTAATGATGAATTTAACAAACTaaaatgattaatcaaatatttaatgagaaatgaacttgttgggaatctcggttcacctacTCCTCGCTTATTTACTTAATTCGATTCGGCAACCCGAGCAGCTGataaagtgttcaactgataaagagcttaactaaccagttcaactgaatcagtgaaatcttTTCAGCTGACAAATCAAAtgatttcacctcaccagttcaagaccagttcagaacattaTTTAAGAGCGAACCGAAccagtttgcagatacgacaagcttaatccagTTATGCACAATGGTACAAAAGCTGTTGTATgatcaaggtacaataagaTACGTTGCAGCACCACATAAAGCAaaatgttccagatatctatttgggggGACAAATTCAATCTGCAATGGATTCATTCACTGAGTCTCACCGTACGTTAAgccaaacgcctataaatagaagctgtagctcagtgaagacgatgatgaaaattgatgagtgaaaagataaaatacagAGAGGGCACACACAATGCTTATCAActttgaagaagcaatcagcccagagggaacacttcaggTTATATCATCTTAGTGTAGAAGGTTATTTTCCTCAATGTGTGAGAACATCATTCGGgttgttttcagatatcagttcacacacaccaccactcaaattccgtctttcacaaagacgtaaaacttgtgtatgtagtctttgacacacaggcattaaacaagtgttgggtGGTAGGTGccgccttcagtctagactaggagttcagttaggtagtGGGTAAGTCATAAGCTGGGTGgttttgtacaaggtgttgtataaattaaagtcttctagtggatcctaccctaGGTGGTAGAAGGGGCAACTTATGAgcaattgaagtctccgaacatccataaatatatcttgtgttatttctgtttaactgtttgtttttaactgatttgatcagcaCAACTGATATTAGTTCAGTTttgtccataactgaactgatataagcagAACTGATCAAtgtaattttcagttattcaattacacaagatataaaacTAATTAGCTTTTTTAACGAAGTATTATTttgagtatttttcgcttggtttaaaaccaaactcgatctaattcatcggtgtttacattcttagaacacgagctactGCGGCTCACTGAGAATATTCGTGTCGttgaagcatcatatgtattggATGCTTAAACGACTTCGATCCATCAGACCCCCTAGTATACTTTGAGTTCACCCTACCTATGTTGCCTTTTTACCTATTATTCAAATGAAAAATCATGCTCTTGGGTACCCAACATTTTCTTATGACTTCTGTTAGGCAATTTTATTTTCCCACTTAAAACATGAGTCTTTTACGAAAAAACCATTTTTCGGGGGTTAACTACGTTTTTATATTTCTCATCATGTTCTTATTCTCTCTTTCTTGTCTTTTCTTCAAGTTTTTTTCCCCTTGATTAATCAATGTATCAATTTCTGTTGTTTTGCCCCCCGAGCCATCCTCATTCTTCATTAATGTCTTTAAAACATAAAACTCTTTTTCTTTATTCGACAAACCTTTTGGgaattttttttccatataaTGAATTTCTAGATTTTGGATATCATCCTCTATATTTGTGATACCCCATGGGTGAGTCCATCAAGATCTGGCCCAAACCCCCGGCCCCTATCTAAGGCCCACAGGTGAagggcccatgacaagcccagatattctcctataaataccaggtttgagcgtacgatatttcattcactatattgtttttagcagcacccttagctgctcccccttATATcttcagtcactgacttgagcgtcggagtggctacgccaggacaccctcctggccccctcttAACTGTctttttcgtgatttcaggctcatgatcgtttcaaaaccctgcgtctgtactagtgacacttgctgggagCGCACCCTAAATTTCCTGTGAGTATCAATTTGTATCATCTAAAATGAGTTCACTAAATGATGATTATCACCTTCTTGAAAATCTGTTGCTGATTAATCTTTCTTGGTGTTTTGCTTGTGGGCATGTTACGCCTTCCTCGCCTTGGCCAAAATTGTGTTTATATTTTATAGCTTCTTCCAATCGCCTCACTATGATAACATGATCTTGCTCATCTTTTTTGTTATGCAACTCATAGCTTCCACTATGTGTATCATGGAACTTGACATAATAAAATCCAAATTTCGATTATTTCTTGTGCTCCATGTCTGAATTAACATGAGGAACTAAGAGACCTCATGAATTTCGTTGGCATGCTGTTTTTTATATAAGTTCATCTCTACTTTTTCCACAATGTTATG
Protein-coding sequences here:
- the LOC142508533 gene encoding F-box/FBD/LRR-repeat protein At1g13570-like, which translates into the protein MEVSVQIDSNAGEKPRMSETDDDGEDIISNLPESIISRILSLLPTKDALGTCVLSKNWEYKWTSVCNIVIDDSKRFSLKKTRKKSVVYFVDRIFILSHTSRLKRFHLSFQQEYDACRIMTWISAALMRNIDDLLIVYDYGGVVVPRCLFDCIPLTKLKLQLPCVFRPVQNWFSNLKVLRLCKVEILNDHAPSNSVEA